The following are encoded in a window of Arthrobacter antioxidans genomic DNA:
- a CDS encoding DUF2252 domain-containing protein — protein sequence MAETKIKHRSAEERAAKGKACREKSPVSGHKGWVPASGRPDPVALLEEQNRTRDQDLVPVRHGRMMVSPFTFYRGAAKIMAADLKDTPRAGLVSQLCGDAHLSNFGIFASPERNLLFDLNDFDETLPGPFEYDVKRMAASFTIAARNNAFAADEVRDVTLTAVRAYREAMAEFAQMRTLDIWYARFSEEQLMESLDLAVGTQSGKALKKAQSGAKAARRNVEKARTRDSLHALSKLAELVDGKYRIVSQPPIVIPLRELGDVYDMSPDEVGPAVREQLRSYRATLPADRRRLLERFEVVDLARKVVGVGSVGTRAFIVLLQGRDQQDPLFLQVKEARRSVLEDHLPKSRFKQPGERVVQGQRMMQAASDIFLGWTKGVQDNRYLYWRQLRDMKGSAVVEEMKPLAMTFYATACGWTLARAHARSGDPVAIAAYLGKSDKFDRSITDFSKRYADQNERDYEAFEGAVRSGRLEASDAS from the coding sequence ATGGCCGAGACCAAGATCAAGCACCGGAGTGCCGAGGAACGTGCCGCGAAGGGCAAGGCGTGCCGGGAGAAGTCGCCGGTCTCCGGCCACAAGGGATGGGTCCCCGCGTCCGGCCGCCCGGATCCGGTTGCGCTGCTCGAGGAACAGAACCGCACCCGTGACCAGGACCTCGTCCCGGTGCGCCACGGGCGGATGATGGTTTCACCGTTCACGTTCTACCGGGGTGCGGCCAAAATCATGGCGGCCGACCTGAAGGACACGCCGCGGGCGGGCCTGGTCTCCCAGCTGTGCGGGGATGCCCACCTGTCCAACTTCGGCATCTTCGCCTCACCGGAGCGGAACCTGCTGTTCGACCTGAACGACTTCGACGAGACGCTTCCGGGACCGTTCGAGTACGACGTCAAGCGCATGGCCGCGAGCTTCACGATTGCTGCGCGGAACAACGCGTTCGCCGCCGACGAGGTGCGCGACGTGACGCTCACGGCGGTGCGGGCCTACCGCGAGGCGATGGCCGAGTTCGCGCAGATGCGCACGCTGGACATCTGGTATGCCCGCTTCTCCGAGGAGCAGCTGATGGAATCCCTGGACCTGGCCGTGGGAACCCAGAGCGGCAAGGCCCTGAAGAAGGCGCAGAGCGGGGCGAAGGCGGCGCGACGCAACGTCGAGAAGGCGCGCACCAGGGACAGCCTGCATGCACTCTCCAAGCTCGCCGAGCTCGTGGACGGGAAGTACCGCATCGTCAGTCAGCCACCGATCGTCATCCCGCTGCGTGAGCTGGGGGACGTGTACGACATGTCGCCCGACGAGGTGGGCCCCGCGGTCCGTGAGCAGCTGCGGTCCTACCGCGCCACCCTGCCCGCCGACCGGCGCCGGCTGCTGGAACGCTTCGAGGTGGTCGACCTCGCCCGCAAGGTCGTGGGGGTCGGCAGCGTCGGCACGCGGGCGTTCATCGTCCTGCTCCAGGGCCGCGACCAGCAGGATCCCCTGTTCCTGCAGGTCAAGGAGGCCAGGAGGTCGGTGCTCGAGGACCATCTGCCGAAGAGCCGGTTCAAGCAGCCGGGCGAGCGGGTGGTGCAGGGGCAGCGGATGATGCAGGCCGCGAGCGACATCTTCCTGGGCTGGACCAAGGGCGTGCAGGACAACCGGTACCTCTACTGGCGCCAGTTGCGCGACATGAAGGGCTCGGCCGTCGTCGAGGAGATGAAACCGCTGGCCATGACCTTCTACGCCACTGCCTGCGGCTGGACCCTGGCCCGGGCGCATGCCCGCTCCGGCGACCCGGTCGCGATCGCCGCCTACCTCGGGAAGAGCGACAAGTTCGACCGTTCCATCACCGACTTCTCGAAGCGGTACGCCGATCAGAACGAACGCGACTACGAGGCCTTCGAGGGGGCGGTCCGCTCAGGCCGCCTGGAGGCATCCGATGCCAGCTAG
- a CDS encoding NAD(P)H-quinone oxidoreductase, with translation MRAVVIEGAGGPEVLSVQEVPAPVPAAGEVLIDVVAAGLNRADVQQRRGFYPPPAGASAAPGLEVSGHVADAGDSAFAVGDAVVALLAGGGYAEQVAVPAGQVILAPAGVDLVEAAALPETAATVWSNLVLQAGLGAGDHVLIHGASGGIGLMAIQVGLALGAVPHVTAGSAAKLDVARSLGVGSLINYRDQDFVAEVRAATDGRGVDVILDVVGAGYLARNIEALATGGRLVVIGLQGGARAELDLAALMGKRASVAGTTLRSRPVAEKAAIMRAVQENVWPLVASGAVRPFVDRTFPLAEAADAHTYFDSGEHTGKVLLTIG, from the coding sequence GTGCGCGCAGTCGTGATCGAGGGAGCGGGTGGGCCGGAGGTCCTCTCGGTGCAGGAGGTCCCCGCACCGGTGCCGGCGGCCGGGGAGGTGCTCATCGACGTCGTCGCGGCGGGCCTCAACCGCGCCGACGTGCAGCAGCGGCGCGGCTTCTACCCGCCGCCCGCCGGGGCGTCCGCGGCCCCGGGGCTGGAGGTCTCCGGACACGTGGCCGATGCCGGCGATTCCGCCTTCGCCGTAGGGGACGCCGTCGTCGCGCTGCTGGCCGGCGGCGGGTACGCCGAGCAGGTCGCGGTACCGGCGGGGCAGGTAATCCTCGCACCGGCGGGGGTAGACCTCGTGGAGGCCGCCGCCCTCCCCGAGACGGCCGCGACCGTCTGGTCCAACCTCGTGCTGCAGGCCGGTCTCGGGGCCGGCGACCACGTCCTGATCCACGGGGCGTCCGGCGGGATCGGCCTGATGGCGATCCAGGTGGGCCTCGCGCTCGGTGCGGTCCCGCACGTGACGGCGGGCTCGGCCGCCAAGCTCGACGTCGCCCGGTCCCTGGGCGTCGGATCCCTGATCAACTATCGGGACCAGGATTTCGTCGCGGAGGTCCGGGCGGCAACGGACGGCCGGGGCGTGGACGTCATCCTCGACGTCGTCGGGGCGGGATACCTGGCGCGCAACATCGAGGCGCTCGCGACGGGCGGGCGGCTCGTGGTGATCGGACTGCAGGGCGGCGCGAGGGCGGAACTCGATCTCGCGGCCCTGATGGGCAAGCGGGCCAGCGTGGCCGGCACCACGCTGCGGTCCCGTCCCGTCGCGGAGAAGGCCGCGATCATGCGTGCCGTGCAGGAGAACGTCTGGCCCCTCGTGGCGTCCGGAGCGGTGCGGCCCTTCGTGGACCGGACCTTCCCGCTCGCGGAGGCCGCGGACGCGCACACCTACTTCGACTCCGGGGAGCACACCGGCAAGGTCCTGCTGACCATCGGCTAG
- a CDS encoding FUSC family protein, whose translation MSLLRDLVHVAPSARDHQPALRCAIGVAVPLSVVLLLGRLDLAVFATFGAFAGIYGRNEPHRERLATQLRGGGLMLGVILAAALTGGADVGPWDLVLLTGAVAGIGTFLAGLFRLRPGGSLFHIFAFATIASVPGQPPLWEGLSTAAATAGFATLLGQAGNLWPRHRTPWERAATYRPTAQHLAALGREAGLYVAAAVLAGSLATALGIGHTYWAMVAATVPLVGQSARARVTRGLQRILGTFAGLVLTALVLLPGLAAWQLVLVIAVAQFAAEMFILRQYALAQAFVTPLALVSTQLAHPTAPAGLLADRALETSIGACVGIALVLALHVRQRARPRRA comes from the coding sequence GTGTCCCTTCTGCGCGATCTCGTGCACGTCGCCCCCTCCGCCCGCGACCACCAGCCCGCCCTCCGCTGCGCCATCGGCGTTGCGGTACCGCTGTCCGTCGTGCTGCTGCTCGGACGGCTCGACCTCGCGGTCTTCGCCACGTTCGGCGCCTTCGCCGGCATCTACGGGCGGAACGAACCGCACCGCGAGCGCCTCGCCACCCAGCTGCGCGGCGGCGGGCTCATGCTCGGCGTGATCCTCGCGGCCGCCCTGACCGGAGGGGCCGACGTCGGCCCCTGGGACCTCGTGCTCCTCACCGGCGCGGTGGCCGGGATCGGCACCTTCCTGGCCGGGCTGTTCCGCCTCAGGCCCGGCGGCTCGCTGTTCCACATCTTCGCGTTCGCCACGATCGCCTCCGTTCCCGGCCAGCCACCACTCTGGGAAGGGCTGTCCACGGCGGCGGCGACCGCGGGCTTCGCGACGCTCCTCGGGCAGGCCGGGAACCTCTGGCCCCGGCACCGCACGCCGTGGGAGCGGGCGGCCACGTACCGCCCGACGGCGCAGCACCTGGCGGCCCTCGGACGGGAGGCCGGACTGTACGTGGCGGCGGCCGTGCTCGCCGGCAGCCTGGCCACGGCCCTCGGGATCGGCCACACCTACTGGGCGATGGTCGCCGCGACGGTGCCCCTCGTGGGCCAGTCGGCGCGAGCGCGCGTGACGCGTGGCCTCCAGCGCATCCTCGGCACCTTCGCGGGGCTGGTCCTCACGGCGCTGGTCCTCCTGCCGGGACTCGCCGCGTGGCAGCTGGTGCTCGTGATCGCCGTCGCGCAGTTCGCGGCCGAGATGTTCATCCTGCGCCAGTACGCCCTTGCCCAGGCGTTCGTCACGCCGCTCGCGCTGGTCTCGACGCAACTCGCCCACCCCACGGCCCCGGCGGGACTCCTCGCCGACCGGGCCCTCGAGACCTCCATCGGGGCGTGCGTGGGCATCGCCCTGGTGCTGGCCCTCCACGTCCGGCAGAGGGCCCGGCCCCGCCGCGCCTAG
- a CDS encoding carbon starvation CstA family protein, which translates to MSKKQNGSHRHADVLVTDPNLPPVAVDPQQAEAEDRRWTPAKIALWVGIALLGGVSWTILAIVRGETVNAIWFVFAAVCTYLIAYRFYSKFIERNLLKPDDRRATPAEYKADGKDYAATDRRVLYGHHFAAIAGAGPLVGPVLAAQMGYLPGTLWIIIGVIFAGAVQDYLVMFFSMRRGGRSLGQMAREELGIIGGTAALIATLAIMIIIVAILALVVVNALGESPWGVFSVSMTIPIALFMGVYLRYLRPGKVTEVSVIGFVLLLLAIVGGGWISETAWGVEIFTLDRITIAWGIIIYGFIAAVLPVWLLLAPRDYLSTFMKIGTIIMLAVAIVITRPEISVPAVTEYASTGQGPVVAGTLFPFLFVTIACGALSGFHALIASGTTPKMIEKERQTRFIGYGGMLMESFVAIMALVAALSIDRGIYFAMNSSAAATGGTIEGAVAFVNGLGLTGVSLTPEALSTMASNVGEESIVSRTGGAPTLAVGIAQIMQGVFGGAGMMAFWYHFAIMFEALFILTAVDAGTRVARFMLQDSIGNFVPRFRDTSWRTGAWICTAVMVAGWGAILIMGVTDPLGGINTLFPLFGIANQLLAAIALAVCMAICAKRGYFKFLWIPALPLAFAAVVTITASFLKIFSPVPAIGYWAQHTAFRDALAAGEESFGTATSVAAMEAVVRNTFIQGTLSIVFVVLSIIVITTAILATIRAYRHGGGADTEDAPVASRVFSPAGLIATPAEKELEAQWAALEPGKRPARTGH; encoded by the coding sequence ATGAGTAAGAAGCAGAACGGGTCCCACCGGCACGCCGACGTGCTGGTGACGGACCCGAACCTGCCGCCGGTCGCCGTCGACCCGCAGCAGGCCGAAGCAGAAGACCGCCGGTGGACGCCGGCGAAGATCGCCCTGTGGGTGGGCATCGCCCTCCTCGGCGGTGTCTCCTGGACCATCCTCGCGATCGTCCGCGGGGAGACCGTCAACGCCATCTGGTTCGTCTTCGCGGCGGTCTGCACGTACCTGATCGCCTACCGGTTCTACTCGAAGTTCATCGAGCGGAATCTGCTGAAGCCCGACGACCGCCGTGCGACCCCCGCCGAGTACAAGGCCGACGGCAAGGACTACGCCGCCACCGACCGCCGCGTTCTCTACGGCCACCACTTCGCTGCCATCGCCGGAGCCGGCCCCCTCGTAGGCCCTGTGCTCGCCGCGCAGATGGGCTACCTCCCCGGGACCCTGTGGATCATCATCGGCGTGATCTTCGCGGGCGCAGTGCAGGACTACCTCGTGATGTTCTTCTCCATGCGCCGCGGCGGCCGCTCGCTCGGGCAGATGGCGCGCGAGGAACTCGGCATCATCGGCGGAACGGCGGCGCTCATCGCGACCCTCGCGATCATGATCATCATCGTCGCGATCCTCGCCCTCGTCGTCGTGAACGCTCTGGGCGAGAGCCCGTGGGGCGTCTTCTCCGTCTCGATGACCATCCCGATCGCCCTGTTCATGGGCGTCTACCTGCGCTACCTCCGGCCCGGCAAGGTCACCGAGGTGTCGGTGATCGGGTTCGTGCTGCTGCTGCTCGCCATCGTCGGCGGCGGCTGGATCTCCGAGACGGCCTGGGGCGTCGAGATCTTCACGCTCGACCGCATCACGATCGCCTGGGGCATCATCATCTACGGCTTCATCGCCGCCGTCCTGCCGGTCTGGCTCCTGCTCGCCCCGCGCGACTACCTCTCCACCTTCATGAAGATCGGCACGATCATCATGCTGGCGGTCGCGATCGTGATCACGCGTCCCGAGATCAGCGTCCCCGCGGTCACCGAGTACGCGAGCACGGGGCAGGGGCCGGTGGTCGCGGGCACGCTGTTCCCGTTCCTCTTCGTCACCATCGCCTGCGGCGCTCTCTCCGGGTTCCACGCCCTCATCGCCTCCGGCACCACGCCGAAAATGATCGAGAAGGAGCGCCAGACGCGCTTCATCGGCTACGGCGGCATGCTCATGGAGTCCTTCGTGGCGATCATGGCACTCGTCGCGGCGCTGTCGATCGACCGCGGCATCTACTTCGCCATGAACTCCTCGGCGGCGGCCACGGGCGGCACCATCGAGGGTGCGGTCGCGTTCGTCAACGGCCTCGGCCTGACCGGCGTCAGCCTGACCCCCGAGGCGCTCAGCACCATGGCCTCCAACGTGGGCGAGGAGTCGATCGTCTCCCGGACCGGTGGCGCCCCGACCCTGGCCGTGGGCATCGCCCAGATCATGCAGGGCGTCTTCGGTGGCGCGGGGATGATGGCCTTCTGGTACCACTTCGCGATCATGTTCGAGGCCCTGTTCATCCTCACGGCGGTCGACGCCGGTACCCGCGTGGCGCGGTTCATGCTGCAGGACAGCATCGGCAACTTCGTGCCCCGCTTCCGCGACACCTCGTGGCGCACCGGGGCCTGGATCTGCACGGCGGTCATGGTGGCCGGCTGGGGAGCGATCCTCATCATGGGTGTCACGGACCCGCTGGGCGGCATCAACACGCTGTTCCCGCTGTTCGGTATCGCGAACCAGCTGCTCGCGGCGATCGCGCTCGCGGTCTGCATGGCGATCTGCGCCAAGCGCGGGTACTTCAAGTTCCTGTGGATCCCCGCCCTGCCGCTGGCGTTCGCCGCCGTGGTGACCATCACGGCGTCGTTCCTGAAGATCTTCTCGCCCGTTCCGGCCATCGGCTACTGGGCGCAGCATACGGCGTTCCGCGATGCGCTCGCTGCAGGGGAGGAGAGCTTCGGCACGGCGACGAGCGTCGCCGCCATGGAGGCGGTGGTCCGCAACACCTTCATCCAGGGCACGCTGTCGATCGTCTTCGTGGTGCTGTCCATCATCGTCATCACCACGGCGATCCTCGCCACCATCAGGGCCTACCGGCACGGTGGTGGAGCGGACACCGAGGATGCTCCCGTGGCCTCGCGTGTCTTCTCCCCGGCCGGCCTGATCGCCACTCCCGCCGAGAAGGAGCTCGAGGCGCAGTGGGCAGCCCTCGAACCCGGCAAGCGCCCGGCGCGGACGGGCCACTGA
- a CDS encoding YbdD/YjiX family protein, with the protein MTVPQVLTRARDTARELAWLFKGIMGENAYQAYLDHHERTHAGGRPMTEREFWRDKTDRQDANPEGRCC; encoded by the coding sequence ATGACCGTTCCGCAGGTCCTCACCCGGGCGCGCGACACCGCGCGGGAGCTGGCCTGGCTGTTCAAGGGCATCATGGGCGAGAACGCGTACCAGGCGTACCTCGACCACCACGAGCGCACGCACGCCGGTGGACGGCCCATGACCGAACGGGAGTTCTGGCGGGACAAGACGGACCGCCAGGACGCGAACCCCGAGGGCCGCTGCTGCTAG
- a CDS encoding ABC transporter ATP-binding protein has translation MTTSPSTQAVPSRQARRAASDAPTDTIAVSAEGLRCSYGSYEAVRGIDLSIRNGEFFALLGTNGAGKTTTMETLEGHRRATSGTVSVLGGDPYRDRASIRPRLGIMLQEAGFADDLTVEETCRLWLRLSAAHPRSRSQAEVIATGLEVLDLTAKATTRVKMLSGGQRRRLDLLLATANEPDLLFLDEPTTGLDPESRERTWELVRGLNDAGTTVVLTTHYLEEAESYADRIAIMHDGRIAVEGTLPEVLGREPSVISFEVDASVDVLQLGGLGLSPDFTPTPARTRVTVPSLDLQQDLWRVLSWAEGNKIRLDRLSASEASLAAVFRRVSLGDAA, from the coding sequence ATGACCACATCACCCAGCACCCAGGCAGTCCCGTCCAGGCAGGCCCGGCGGGCCGCGTCCGATGCGCCCACCGACACCATCGCGGTCTCGGCCGAGGGGCTGCGCTGCTCCTACGGCTCGTACGAGGCCGTGCGCGGCATCGACCTGTCCATCAGGAACGGAGAGTTCTTCGCGCTTCTCGGCACCAACGGCGCAGGCAAGACCACCACCATGGAGACGCTCGAGGGGCACCGCCGGGCGACGTCCGGCACCGTCTCCGTCCTGGGCGGCGACCCGTACCGCGACAGGGCCTCGATCCGCCCCCGCCTCGGCATCATGCTGCAGGAGGCCGGGTTCGCCGACGACCTCACGGTCGAGGAGACCTGCCGCCTGTGGCTCCGGCTTTCGGCGGCCCATCCGCGGTCCAGGAGCCAGGCCGAGGTCATCGCGACCGGGCTCGAGGTCCTCGACCTCACGGCGAAGGCGACCACCCGGGTCAAGATGCTGTCGGGTGGTCAGCGGCGCCGCCTCGACCTCCTCCTCGCGACGGCGAACGAACCCGACCTCCTGTTCCTCGACGAACCGACGACCGGCCTCGACCCGGAATCACGGGAACGGACGTGGGAGCTCGTCCGGGGCCTGAACGACGCCGGGACCACGGTGGTCCTCACGACCCACTACCTCGAGGAGGCCGAAAGCTACGCGGACCGGATCGCGATCATGCACGACGGCCGGATCGCGGTGGAGGGCACCCTGCCGGAGGTGCTCGGGCGCGAGCCGTCGGTCATCTCCTTCGAGGTGGATGCCTCCGTCGACGTCCTGCAGCTCGGCGGCCTCGGGCTGTCCCCCGACTTCACCCCGACCCCTGCCAGGACCCGGGTGACCGTGCCGTCCCTGGACCTCCAGCAGGACCTCTGGAGGGTCCTCTCATGGGCGGAGGGAAACAAGATCCGCCTGGACCGCCTGTCCGCGTCGGAGGCCTCCCTCGCCGCGGTCTTCCGCCGGGTCAGCCTCGGCGACGCCGCCTAG
- a CDS encoding sensor histidine kinase, which translates to MALFTARRSTRDRETMEQPEPGRGVRATWRYTVGTIAAYGLFVTAVATLVMLGGGEFGLQLQDLVILVLALASTASLVRYCWFFRRGLGGGLPARPYTLWLLLPGGALWFIGLGQPHTLWIGAVPLWLACNALAVVVGRRPRWWILGVGLLVLLVHGPLGLLLGHTVGGPSWEGGAVASLAVWALMTPALFVASIWWWDIVLRLDDSRRTSGELAVAKERLRFAADLHDIQGHHLQVIALKAELAGRLLDVDPEAARVQIGEAQQLARTALEDTRALVHGYRTVSLAAEAANAAEVLRAAGIECSVDVDAEALPAEERTLFGLVIREATTNILRHSEATAVTLRLARAGDGSALTVTNDGVCGGVEARPGGSGIDGLRRRFEAVGGGIEARRDDGRFLLTATTPGLLSTAVVPTDAPTLAGTAGSRGGLP; encoded by the coding sequence ATGGCGCTTTTCACTGCTCGACGCAGCACCCGGGACAGGGAGACCATGGAGCAGCCGGAGCCCGGGCGCGGTGTCAGGGCGACCTGGCGCTACACGGTCGGGACGATCGCGGCCTACGGACTCTTCGTGACTGCGGTCGCGACCCTGGTGATGCTCGGTGGCGGCGAGTTCGGCCTGCAGCTGCAAGACCTCGTGATCCTCGTGCTCGCCCTGGCCTCCACGGCATCGCTGGTCCGCTACTGCTGGTTCTTCAGGAGGGGCCTGGGCGGCGGATTGCCTGCGCGCCCCTACACCCTGTGGCTGCTGCTGCCGGGCGGTGCGCTCTGGTTCATCGGCCTCGGGCAGCCGCACACCCTGTGGATCGGGGCCGTCCCGCTCTGGCTGGCCTGCAACGCGTTGGCCGTCGTCGTCGGGCGGCGCCCCCGGTGGTGGATCCTGGGTGTGGGGCTGCTCGTGCTCCTCGTGCACGGTCCGCTGGGCCTCCTGCTCGGCCATACGGTCGGCGGGCCGTCCTGGGAGGGCGGTGCCGTGGCCTCCCTCGCTGTCTGGGCGCTGATGACTCCCGCGCTGTTCGTGGCGAGTATCTGGTGGTGGGACATCGTGCTGCGCCTCGACGACAGCCGTCGCACCTCCGGAGAGCTCGCGGTGGCCAAGGAGCGGCTGCGCTTCGCCGCGGACCTCCACGACATCCAGGGCCACCACCTCCAGGTGATCGCGCTCAAGGCGGAGCTCGCGGGCCGACTGCTCGACGTCGATCCCGAGGCGGCACGCGTCCAGATCGGGGAGGCGCAGCAGTTGGCCCGGACCGCGCTGGAGGACACCCGCGCCCTCGTGCACGGGTACCGGACGGTGTCCCTCGCGGCCGAGGCGGCCAATGCCGCCGAGGTGCTCCGCGCCGCGGGCATCGAGTGCTCGGTGGACGTCGACGCCGAGGCGCTGCCGGCGGAGGAGCGGACCCTGTTCGGCCTCGTGATCCGTGAGGCCACGACCAACATCCTCCGCCACAGCGAGGCGACCGCCGTCACGCTGCGCCTGGCCCGTGCCGGCGACGGGTCCGCCCTGACCGTGACGAACGACGGCGTGTGCGGCGGCGTCGAAGCCCGGCCGGGCGGTTCGGGCATCGACGGGCTCCGCCGGCGGTTCGAAGCCGTCGGGGGAGGGATCGAGGCCCGGCGGGACGACGGTCGCTTCCTGCTGACCGCCACCACCCCCGGTCTCCTGAGCACCGCGGTGGTCCCCACCGACGCGCCCACCCTCGCCGGCACAGCAGGTTCCCGTGGAGGCCTGCCATGA
- a CDS encoding response regulator transcription factor: MIRVVLADDEQLIRGALVALLGLEPDLEVVASTDNGTDAVRLAKEHAPDVCVLDLEMPPTDGIYAAEEILRSVATRVVIVTRHARPGVLRRALASRVSGFVPKSTPADQLANVIRDVAAGRRYVDPDIAASALSGESCPLTGRELDVLRHGRQGASLQTIARELHLAPGTVRNYVSSAMTKLDATSRHEAAALAWEQGWI; encoded by the coding sequence ATGATCCGGGTGGTCCTCGCCGATGACGAGCAGCTGATCCGGGGCGCGCTCGTAGCGCTCCTGGGGCTCGAGCCGGACCTCGAGGTGGTGGCGAGCACGGACAACGGGACGGACGCGGTGCGCCTCGCGAAGGAGCACGCCCCCGACGTGTGCGTCCTGGACCTCGAGATGCCGCCGACCGACGGCATCTACGCCGCGGAGGAGATCCTCCGGTCGGTGGCCACGCGCGTCGTGATCGTCACCCGGCACGCCAGGCCCGGCGTGCTGCGTCGCGCCCTGGCGAGCAGGGTGTCCGGGTTCGTCCCGAAATCCACCCCCGCCGACCAGCTGGCGAACGTCATCAGGGACGTCGCGGCGGGCCGCCGCTACGTGGATCCGGATATCGCAGCGAGCGCCCTCTCCGGTGAATCGTGCCCGCTCACCGGCCGCGAACTCGATGTCCTGCGGCACGGCCGGCAGGGAGCGAGCCTGCAGACGATCGCCCGCGAGCTGCATCTGGCGCCGGGCACGGTCCGGAACTACGTGTCCTCCGCCATGACCAAGCTGGATGCGACGTCGCGCCACGAGGCCGCCGCGTTGGCCTGGGAGCAGGGCTGGATCTGA
- a CDS encoding bacterial proteasome activator family protein, whose translation MTEQQPSGPSDPVPAAAAGSPDRPQVPAGTPAAAEPDGHTTSLADLVDEPAKVMRIGTMLKQLLEEVRSAPLDDAGRTRLASIHERSVRELEDGLAPELVEELHRINLPFDEGTVPTDAELRVAQAQLVGWLEGLFHGIQTALAAQQMANQQLAARLQLRQLPPGTVIGPGVVVGEDGEPQRTPPGRQAGSFQTEGHGPGQYL comes from the coding sequence ATGACTGAACAGCAGCCGAGCGGTCCGTCCGATCCGGTGCCCGCAGCCGCAGCCGGATCCCCGGATCGGCCGCAGGTCCCGGCCGGCACGCCGGCCGCGGCGGAGCCCGACGGGCACACGACGTCGCTCGCCGACCTCGTCGACGAACCGGCCAAGGTCATGCGGATCGGCACCATGCTCAAGCAGTTGCTGGAGGAGGTCCGCAGCGCACCGCTCGACGACGCCGGACGCACCCGGCTCGCCTCCATCCACGAGCGCTCGGTGCGGGAGCTGGAGGACGGCCTCGCCCCGGAACTGGTCGAGGAGCTGCACCGCATCAACCTGCCCTTCGACGAGGGCACGGTTCCCACCGATGCCGAGCTGCGCGTGGCCCAGGCGCAGCTCGTGGGCTGGCTCGAAGGTCTTTTCCACGGCATCCAGACGGCGCTCGCGGCGCAGCAGATGGCCAACCAGCAGCTGGCGGCCCGCCTCCAGCTCCGCCAGCTCCCTCCCGGCACCGTGATCGGTCCCGGCGTGGTCGTCGGCGAGGACGGCGAGCCGCAACGGACCCCGCCCGGCCGCCAGGCCGGCTCGTTCCAGACCGAGGGCCACGGCCCCGGCCAGTACCTGTAA
- a CDS encoding aldo/keto reductase, whose amino-acid sequence MTTSPNLTFNDGHTIPQLGYGVWQVEDDVAEDVVGKAFKAGYRHIDTAKIYGNEAGVGRAIASSGLSHDEMFITTKLWNSDQGYESTLKAFEESMERLGLETLDLYLIHWLQPKQGKYLDTWKALIELQKQGRVKSIGVSNFTIEALDEIIGATGVVPVINQVETHPFLNQSELRAYEAEKGILHQSWSPLGSGKGLLDDAVLQDIAQKRNATPAQVVLAWHLALGNVVIPKSVTESRIIENWESLDVKLEDEDIEAINGLDKGAAGRIGADPATADFA is encoded by the coding sequence ATGACTACATCACCGAATCTTACGTTCAACGACGGCCACACGATCCCGCAGCTCGGCTACGGAGTGTGGCAGGTCGAGGACGACGTGGCCGAGGACGTCGTCGGCAAGGCCTTCAAGGCCGGCTACCGCCACATCGACACCGCCAAGATCTACGGCAACGAGGCCGGCGTGGGCCGGGCCATCGCGTCGTCGGGCCTGAGCCACGACGAAATGTTCATCACCACCAAGCTGTGGAACTCCGACCAGGGCTACGAGAGCACGCTCAAGGCGTTCGAGGAGTCCATGGAGCGCCTCGGCCTCGAGACCCTCGACCTCTACCTCATCCACTGGCTGCAGCCCAAGCAGGGCAAGTACCTGGACACCTGGAAGGCCCTCATCGAGCTGCAGAAGCAGGGACGCGTGAAGAGCATCGGCGTCTCCAACTTCACCATCGAGGCCCTCGACGAGATCATCGGCGCCACCGGCGTGGTCCCCGTCATCAATCAGGTGGAGACGCACCCCTTCCTGAACCAGTCGGAGCTCCGCGCGTACGAGGCCGAGAAGGGCATCCTCCACCAGTCGTGGTCGCCCCTCGGCTCCGGCAAGGGACTGCTCGACGACGCCGTGCTGCAGGACATCGCGCAGAAGCGCAACGCCACGCCCGCGCAGGTCGTGCTCGCCTGGCACCTCGCGCTCGGCAACGTGGTCATCCCGAAGTCCGTCACGGAGTCGCGCATCATCGAGAACTGGGAGTCCCTCGACGTGAAGCTCGAGGACGAGGACATCGAGGCCATCAACGGGCTCGACAAGGGTGCGGCCGGCCGCATCGGCGCCGACCCCGCGACGGCCGACTTCGCTTAA
- a CDS encoding flagellar assembly protein FliW has translation MRAAFVTPPPGLAPLTDFHLEQVQGADGLFTLTAAQDTTVRLFLLDAATYVPQYSPRFSDAQRDVLGPDVPEAHLFVVANPGAGGTTVNLAAPIVLDPSTGRCAQLILEGTDYPLRASLAQAA, from the coding sequence ATGAGGGCCGCGTTCGTCACCCCTCCCCCGGGGCTCGCGCCGCTCACGGACTTCCACCTCGAGCAGGTGCAGGGCGCGGACGGGCTGTTCACCCTCACCGCGGCGCAGGACACGACCGTGCGCCTGTTCCTCCTCGATGCCGCCACCTACGTGCCGCAGTACAGCCCCCGGTTCTCGGACGCGCAGCGCGACGTCCTCGGACCGGACGTCCCGGAGGCGCACCTGTTCGTCGTCGCCAATCCCGGTGCCGGTGGCACGACCGTCAACCTGGCCGCGCCGATCGTCCTGGACCCTTCCACGGGACGCTGTGCGCAACTGATCCTCGAGGGCACCGACTACCCGCTCCGGGCGTCCCTGGCCCAGGCCGCCTGA